CATATCACCACCAAGAAACTCATCTATCCCTTGCGCGGCAGAACGAGCATCCGCGATAGCTTCTATCGCTGTTGCTGGTCCGCGGCGAAAATCACCAATACCAAAGATATTCCCTACGCCAGAGAACATATTCACTTCATCAACATTGATCGTATTCCAGCGGCTCATATTCAAATGGATATCTTCACCCTCAAGAAAACGTGTATCTGTTTGCTGTGATACCGCCGCAATCACTGTATCAAACGCTTCCGTAATGGTTTCACCTGTTGGTTCAGGTCGGCGACGACCACTGGCATCTGGCGCGCCTAGTTGCATTTTCTCCAAGACAACTTGTGTTACCCGCCCATTTTCATCCGCTATATTCTCCACGGGATTGGTGAGAAACTGGAACGTCACGCCCTCATGTTCCGCTTCATCCACTTCATAAGGTTCTGCAGGCATGGCATCACGTGTACGGCGATAAATGAGAGTCACCTCAGCACCACGACGCAATGCTGTTCTCGCACAGTCCATTGCCGTGTTACCGCCGCCGATTACTGCGACTTTCTTACCCACGTCTAACTTGCGGTCCATGACGTTATCTTTCAAAAAATCAACGCCTAAGAAACAGCCTTTTAAGTTGCTCCCCTTATAACGCATATCGCTGGCTTGTGACGCGCCAACCGCTAGACAAACCGCATCATAATCAGCACTTAAGGAAGAAAGCGTAAAATCGTCACCCAACGATTGGTTAGTGTGCAGGATAACGCCACCACGGCATAAAAGGTCAATTTCTTTATCAAGCACTGCTTTAGGTAAACGAAATTCTGGAATGCCATAACGTAACCATCCACCCGCTTTAGGCATAGATTCAAAAATATCTACGTTATAGCCTTCACGTGCTAAGAAATAGCCGCAGCTTAGTCCGCCGGGGCCGGCTCCCACAATGGCAATTCGTTTGTCTTTTAGCGCTTTGCGTTCTGGTTGATAAGTATCTTGCGTTGCGATGTCATAATCGGCGGCATAGCGTTTTAATTGTCGTATGGCGAGTGGTTGATCCACATTATTCCGTAGACACCCATGCTCGCAGAAAGCAGGACATACACGACCAATCGACATAGGCATCGGTAACGTATTTTTGATGATTTCAACCGCTTTATGAAATTCATTTTTGGCGATTAAAGAGAGATAAAGCTGCACATCCACTTTCGCTGGGCATGCTATTTGACAAGGAGGCAAACTACAAGTGATATCTGGGTTCGCGAGAATCGACTCAAGAATATGTTTGCGCCTTGCCTCTAATTGAGGGCTATTGGTTACGACAACCATACCCTCTGTAGGATGGAGTTCGCAAGCAGGAACAACACCTTGCCCCGATACTTCAACATCACATAGGCCGCAATGACCATGAATGCCTTCCGTGCCACATAGGCATGGAATCATCACACCACAATTCTGAGCCGCTTGGAGTAGCGACAGTTCCGCTTTAACTTGGTAAGGTTTTCCGTTAAGAGTAATACAGACCATAATTTCCTCTGACTAGACTGACAAAGGGGAAATACATCCGCAGTCCGTTTTATTTAAGATGGACTGTATGCGATATCCATTCGCCTCATTTTCTTTTCACCCTGACACCAAACTCTTTATGAGTGAATAAATGAAGTCTTCAGATACCCTCGTTTTTATGTAGTGGCACGCGTTCATCTCTGCTTAATGTCACCATTTAACGTTATTTTTACTGGTATTTCCCGATAATTACTGCACAGTGAGAAACTTGACTTGATTTTCTATGCAGGTAGACGCATTAATAAATAATTGCTTCATTCTTGCACAGCATTTACGGATTACTTTGACCTCGCTCAATAAACATTATCGACTCTTGTTCCCCCTTGCAGAAACAAGACCTAACTCATTGTTTTAAAACACCAAGCCCACTTTAATTTTCGATATTCCATATTGGTCTATCACCTATATATTTCATTTATATACATAACATCTCGGGAGCCTGTTAGCCACTTGCGGTAGCTGCAGAGAATGCCAATGCATCAATGACCACCAAACCAAACAGCATGCTCGATCAGGTCCTTCTCCTTCTAGGGGGAGTTAGAGGGGGTGTACAAACCGGGGACATACTTTACAAAATGATCTGGAGACTTCGTTTACATAAGTTAAAACTCATAGTTAGGAGGACTAACTATGGCTTGGAAAGAGACTTGTGTTATGGATTTAAAAATCAAATTTATATCCGACTGGCTATCTGGTAGATACACTAATACATTGTTATCAAGTAAGTATTCTATTAGTCGTCCAACTGTTGATAAATGGATTGCGCGTTATTCTCAATATGGCCCTTCTGGACTTTATGAGCGAAGTCGCCGTCCCGCTTCATCGCCTAATCAAACACCACCGGCTATATCAGACAAGTTATTGGCATTAAAAAGGTCGCATCCTCATTGGGGACCGAAAAAAATTAATGATCTCTTCAAGATAGAATACCCACGACTTCATTGCCCAGCAGATAGCACAACCGCACACATTTTTTCTCAAGCTGGTTTAGTCAAACCGAGACGGATAAAGCGTTCTGTCACTCCTTATTCTGCAAACCTGACTAAGTCGACTCAACCAAATGATGTTTGGAATATCGACTTTAAAGGGCAGTCTTTATTGGGAAACTCACAATGGTGTTATCCATTAACTATTACTGATGATTTCAGTCGATTTTTAATTGGTGTGGACGGTCTTATGAGTACAGGTTTCCAAGGCGTGCATGCGGTAATGGAAAGACACTTTCATGAATTTGGATTACCACTAGTCATTAAAAGTGATAATGGTGTTCCTTTTGCATCAAAAGCACTGGCAGGGTTAAGTTATCTTTCAATTTGGTTCATCAAATTGGGTATCACGCCAGAAAGAATCGCAGTAGGAAAACCAACACAGAACAGCAGGCATGAACGTATGCATCGT
This DNA window, taken from Vibrio nitrifigilis, encodes the following:
- a CDS encoding FAD-dependent oxidoreductase, which encodes MVCITLNGKPYQVKAELSLLQAAQNCGVMIPCLCGTEGIHGHCGLCDVEVSGQGVVPACELHPTEGMVVVTNSPQLEARRKHILESILANPDITCSLPPCQIACPAKVDVQLYLSLIAKNEFHKAVEIIKNTLPMPMSIGRVCPAFCEHGCLRNNVDQPLAIRQLKRYAADYDIATQDTYQPERKALKDKRIAIVGAGPGGLSCGYFLAREGYNVDIFESMPKAGGWLRYGIPEFRLPKAVLDKEIDLLCRGGVILHTNQSLGDDFTLSSLSADYDAVCLAVGASQASDMRYKGSNLKGCFLGVDFLKDNVMDRKLDVGKKVAVIGGGNTAMDCARTALRRGAEVTLIYRRTRDAMPAEPYEVDEAEHEGVTFQFLTNPVENIADENGRVTQVVLEKMQLGAPDASGRRRPEPTGETITEAFDTVIAAVSQQTDTRFLEGEDIHLNMSRWNTINVDEVNMFSGVGNIFGIGDFRRGPATAIEAIADARSAAQGIDEFLGGDMERLYTRSFRSRNVPRTQNLVRTDHVERLKESLKSIAQGNNPQVKEANYQRALQGIFRAKMPEIDMNRRLNTFDEVETGFTPIQVSDESQRCLSCGCKEGNNCKLRRYATDYDVQVS
- a CDS encoding integrase core domain-containing protein; its protein translation is MAWKETCVMDLKIKFISDWLSGRYTNTLLSSKYSISRPTVDKWIARYSQYGPSGLYERSRRPASSPNQTPPAISDKLLALKRSHPHWGPKKINDLFKIEYPRLHCPADSTTAHIFSQAGLVKPRRIKRSVTPYSANLTKSTQPNDVWNIDFKGQSLLGNSQWCYPLTITDDFSRFLIGVDGLMSTGFQGVHAVMERHFHEFGLPLVIKSDNGVPFASKALAGLSYLSIWFIKLGITPERIAVGKPTQNSRHERMHRTLKAESMNPMQHTLEKQQMSFNQFRDNYNYLRSHEALGRTRPAEHYEYSPRIYVPNKYEINYDLDIEIRKVRHSGEIKWKGQLVYVHSALTGESIGLRQLNNDVSEVYFSFMKIGLLDERQKRIVRLS